Below is a window of Methanobacterium formicicum DNA.
TGTAATTTCAAGTGAAAACAGGAAAACACAACTTAAAACTTACAAATTTTTTTTATTACAAAAAAAACCTGTCTTCAAATAAAAAAAATTAGGGTTTCTACAAAGCCGTAATAATAATATTGGAAACTACCTTTATGAATTAAATTATAAACGTGCCCTCTAACAATTTTAATCCCTGAACGGATCACATAAATATATCCTTTATCCTTAGCCGCATTTTTAGCTCTTGAAAGCACCATTTTTTTGGCTCCACAAACAAAGAAATCTAGATAGTTTTATCTATTGCCTTTGGTAAATTTGGATCTAATCACAGATCACCACTATCAAATTGAATTCATTAAATAATAAATATTACCATTGAATACATAAATTTCTATTATGAACTATAATAAGTTTTAAGAAAATAAAGGAAGTGCTAAGATAACGAAGATTATGCTATCTGTAATAATATTAAATTATAAAAATGTAAATCTCACATCGAAATGTGTTAGTTATGTGATTAATGCAACTAAAGATGCAAATATAAAAACTCAAGTGATAATCGTTGACAACAGCGCCCAAGAAACTGCTGATAAACTTAAAACGCTTATACCTGATGCTTATATAATTGAAAATATTGAAAACAAGGGTTTTTCTAAAGCGAATAATCAAGGTATTCTCGCTAGTGAAGGTGAATTTGTTTTACTATTGAATAATGATGCTTTTATTAATTCAAAATGTTTAGTCACTGGAATAGATTATATTAAAAATAATAATAAATGTGGAGTATGGGCTCCGAAACTAGTGGGTGAAGATGGATCCTTTCAGGTTTCGTGTGCAGAATTGCCTTCTATTAAAGGATTAATTCAGGAATATATTCTATTAAAAGATAATAATTCTTATCCTGATTTGAATAAATGGAAAGAACCACACAATGTAGGCAATGTCATCGGTGCTTTTATGCTGATGGAAAAAAAGAAAATTGAAGAAGTAGGATTATTAGATGAGGATTATTTCTTCACAGTGGAAGACGTAGACTACTGTAAAAGGATTCACGAAGCAGGATATTCTGTAATATATGATCCTAGATGTGAAATAGTCCACATTGGTGGCGCTTCACAGGAAGATAAATGGATAAACGACCCTTATATGCATAAATTCCGTGTTCTTTATTTTAGGAAAAACCATGGAGTATTTATGGCATCCTTATCAAAGATCATCATTTATATGGGGCTAAAGATTAGAAAATGCTTTTCTAAATACTCAAAACTTAGAAAAAAAGAATAATAAATTATATTATTCTTTAAAATTAAATAATTTTTTAGTGTTATTAACAAAATTATCCATTCCAAATTCTTTTATCCTCATAATAGCTGCATAACTTTTTTCTTTCAATAAATATTCATCAGTTATAAGCTTTAAAGTAATTTCCTTCAACTCTCTTGAATCATTCCATACAAAACCATCCACCCCGTCACGAACAATTTCCGGTTGTCCTCCTTTATTTATAACAACAGGAACACATCCCGCAGACATTGCCTCACCGGTGGTTATGCCAAAATGTTCCATAATTTCCGGGTTTTTGTTTTCATCTTCATTAAACCCTGTAGCATGCCAAAATATTTTTGATCTGCTGTATAAGTCTATCAGGTTCTCAAGAGAGGTGTTAACATGAAAATGTATGGGGTAACCTTTCGATTCTTCTTGACAAAGTCTTAAATATTCCTTATTTTCGGGTATATCACCTACACCCCCCGCTAAATGATATTCCCAATTTTTTACTGATTTATTATTATCATATAATTCTTTAAAGATTTTTATCATGTCCAACTGCTTTTTACTATGTGCTCCTGTGAAAAATCTACCCACACTTACTATTTTATTCTCTTTTGGACCAGGATGAAACTTTTCTATATCAACTGGTGGATTTAATATCTCTATTTTATTATCGAAATATTTTTCAACCCATTTTTTAACAAACGTGGAGTACACCACTATTTTATCATAAGTCTTAAGGTTTTGGTCAAAGAAAGTTCTTGCCATCACCCTTTCAAAAATACTTCTTTTAATATTCGTGGGGGGAATTTGACATATATAAAAATTCTTAGATGAATTAGCGGGAATAACCGTGTTTATATCTTGATTTATAAAAATATCATATTGTTTGGTTATTTTTTTTAGCAGGAATGCTTTAACGTGTTGGTGTAAATGAAGGACTTTGACAAAATAATTTAATTCGAATTTCCGAATATTTACTCCCTGTAAATCAACATTTAACCGGCTTTCCAGTTCTTCTACATTAGGTTTTTCGAAAACAATGAATTCAACATCATTTTTTTCAGCCAGGATCTCTGCAATTTTGCAGATATACTTTTCTCCACCACCATAAGCACTTAAATCAGGGGCATAAATTCCAATTTTCACATTATCACGATTCATATAATTAATTTCACTAAGAGCACAGGTAACAACTAACGCTTTAATAATATCCTAATCATCTTTTTGTTTATTAAATTCAAATGGTAAAATTTCCTTCAGAAGATTTATATCTTCATTATTAATTATTTTCATAACATAAATAACAATTAGGTATATAAATAACCCAATAATTCCTGCTAATATCCAATTTAGTTGTGTTTTTATAATATAAACAAAAATTCCCAAGACTATACCGCTTAAAATTGGTTTGAGAATATAATAATTCAAGGAAACTTTAAAGTAGTGTCTTGAAATGTAATAAAATAGTAATGAGAAACCCAATCCTTCAGTTAGAACTGTGGCAATAGAAGCACCAACGAAACTAAAGTTAGGAATAAGTATTAAAGTCAAAACCACATTAAATAATGCATTCGAACCCACTACAACAGTGACTAATCTCTGTTTATTCATAGCATTCATCATGTTGGTAAATAAGGCATTAAGGAATATTATTGGAATTGCCCAAATCAATGTTTGTAAAGCAATAATTGAAAGCACAAACTTTTCTCCATAAATAAGTAGTATTATCTCGTCTGCAAATACAAAACCATAAATAAGGATAAAGATTGCTACAACAAACAAATATTTAAACGATTTTTGATATTCAAGTTTTAATAGTTCCTTTGCTGATTCAAAGTGCCTAGACATTACAGGGAACAAAGCGGTGATAAAAAGGTTAGGTATGAATAAAAAGACATAAATTAACCTGTAAGCTGCATTATAAATACCAACTGCCTCATTACCTACCATCATAGAAAGCAGGAATGAATCTAACCAAAAATAGATTGTTACAAATATTCCTGTTACTGCAAAAGGCAGGGCTTCTTTAAATGCAGATTTACAAAAATTAATATCTATTTCTAAGTAGGGTAAAGAGATTTTTTTCACATAAATAACGAAAATATATAAAAATCCAAATATGCCTACAATAACATACACTGACGCAAAAGCGACAACAGATAATCCTAAATATATTACTGATAATGTTAAAGCCAACATTATAACATTACTTATAATCGTAGCTAAAGATTGATATTCCATTTTTTCATAAGCTTGTAAAATAGAGTAGAATACGCCAGTAAACGAACCTAATATAGTAGAAATTGCCATAACACAAATTACATTAATAATCTGTTGAGAATAACCTGCTAAATAAGAAACTATTACAATAACTCCAAATGTTATAATTCCTAAAACAATTTTTATTACAGTGGTATTTGCAAAATATTTATCCGCTAATGATTTATCTCTGGCAACTTCTCTTACAGTAAGACTTGATAAACCAAGATCGGTCAATACACCAAAAATACCA
It encodes the following:
- a CDS encoding flippase; translated protein: MSVARRVAKNTTVLILSNIIAYVFTFLTTVYSARYLGVEGWGIISIALSITGIFGVLTDLGLSSLTVREVARDKSLADKYFANTTVIKIVLGIITFGVIVIVSYLAGYSQQIINVICVMAISTILGSFTGVFYSILQAYEKMEYQSLATIISNVIMLALTLSVIYLGLSVVAFASVYVIVGIFGFLYIFVIYVKKISLPYLEIDINFCKSAFKEALPFAVTGIFVTIYFWLDSFLLSMMVGNEAVGIYNAAYRLIYVFLFIPNLFITALFPVMSRHFESAKELLKLEYQKSFKYLFVVAIFILIYGFVFADEIILLIYGEKFVLSIIALQTLIWAIPIIFLNALFTNMMNAMNKQRLVTVVVGSNALFNVVLTLILIPNFSFVGASIATVLTEGLGFSLLFYYISRHYFKVSLNYYILKPILSGIVLGIFVYIIKTQLNWILAGIIGLFIYLIVIYVMKIINNEDINLLKEILPFEFNKQKDD
- a CDS encoding glycosyltransferase family 4 protein codes for the protein MKIGIYAPDLSAYGGGEKYICKIAEILAEKNDVEFIVFEKPNVEELESRLNVDLQGVNIRKFELNYFVKVLHLHQHVKAFLLKKITKQYDIFINQDINTVIPANSSKNFYICQIPPTNIKRSIFERVMARTFFDQNLKTYDKIVVYSTFVKKWVEKYFDNKIEILNPPVDIEKFHPGPKENKIVSVGRFFTGAHSKKQLDMIKIFKELYDNNKSVKNWEYHLAGGVGDIPENKEYLRLCQEESKGYPIHFHVNTSLENLIDLYSRSKIFWHATGFNEDENKNPEIMEHFGITTGEAMSAGCVPVVINKGGQPEIVRDGVDGFVWNDSRELKEITLKLITDEYLLKEKSYAAIMRIKEFGMDNFVNNTKKLFNFKE
- a CDS encoding glycosyltransferase family 2 protein, with the translated sequence MLSVIILNYKNVNLTSKCVSYVINATKDANIKTQVIIVDNSAQETADKLKTLIPDAYIIENIENKGFSKANNQGILASEGEFVLLLNNDAFINSKCLVTGIDYIKNNNKCGVWAPKLVGEDGSFQVSCAELPSIKGLIQEYILLKDNNSYPDLNKWKEPHNVGNVIGAFMLMEKKKIEEVGLLDEDYFFTVEDVDYCKRIHEAGYSVIYDPRCEIVHIGGASQEDKWINDPYMHKFRVLYFRKNHGVFMASLSKIIIYMGLKIRKCFSKYSKLRKKE